From a region of the Solanum stenotomum isolate F172 chromosome 2, ASM1918654v1, whole genome shotgun sequence genome:
- the LOC125855750 gene encoding uncharacterized protein LOC125855750, producing MAKAYRKEDFDKLMAKMVKVDHRVNDYLEDAGYEKWSRVHSIINRGRLMTSNIAECINGCLVDARRLTILEFLEEARLLFGSWNCKNREIASYTKDTFSRRFEEVVPSSEYIFLVYEPGRRYIVCLERIICTCGRFQEDETPCAHAIAVLKHKNVTDMHPYCSDYYKPDALAKTYKVAMVPMPDKEDWTVPDYVLDEIVFPPRYRRLVGRPRKQRKKNADEKITVNKTSCGQCGQEGHNRRTCTFFPKEK from the exons ATGGCAAAGGCATACAGAAAGGaggattttgataaattaatggCTAAGATGGTGAAAGTTGATCATAGGGTGAATGATTACCTTGAGGATGCTGGGTATGAGAAGTGGTCAAGAGTTCATTCAATAATAAATAGAGGTAGACTGATGACTTCGAACATCGCAGAGTGTATCAATGGTTGCCTTGTTGATGCACGTCGGTTAACTATATTGGAATTCTTGGAAGAGGCTAGACTTCTATTTGGTAGTTGGAACtgtaaaaatagagaaatagcGTCATACACAAAGGACACATTTAGCAGAAGATTTGAGGAG GTTGTTCCATCGtctgaatatattttcttagtttATGAACCCGGAAGAAGATACATTGTATGCCTTGAGCGGATAATATGTACGTGTGGAAGATTTCAAGAAGATGAGACACCTTGCGCACACGCAATTGCAGTTTTAAAGCACAAGAATGTTACAGATATGCATCCATATTGCTCTGATTACTACAAGCCTGATGCATTAGCAAAAACCTACAAGGTTGCAATGGTTCCAATGCCAGATAAGGAGGATTGGACAGTTCCAGACTATGTTTTAGATGAAATTGTCTTTCCACCTAGGTATAGAAGGTTGGTTGGACGACCAaggaaacaaagaaagaaaaacgcCGATGAGAAGATAACAGTGAACAAAACTTCTTGTGGGCAATGTGGACAAGAAGGTCACAACAGGAGAACTTGTACTTTCTTCCCGAAAGAGAAGTGa
- the LOC125855746 gene encoding bZIP transcription factor 17-like, whose amino-acid sequence MADSPPAEEANFIGEFDCLAVQPLDRTFYALHMTTTCQENGEDFPMEFPNVNFTTDAIILDESFNDSFPNPTNDDAFQNPNCLPDCIGSESGLDSSQMNPNSFGQPKSQLMGSSDDAFRKFNSTSGYCLWEAPVSNKPVQFPLNLGNNSVKGGVVEKKLKLEVVNANISNCIYLLKRKKSSEDSNDVGKHQKSTIFSLYDNVNNDEDEKRMARKIRNRESAHLSRKRKKHYVEELENKFRILQSTIQHLNRNLSYAMVENATLKAQLGGTSVHAQVPSPLGIYPYPPPWISYTPSYMMSRQRSQVPLVPIPKLKSQALPPAPKSSKKVEKKKSEVKTKKVASVSFLGVLFFMLLFGGLVPLLKLRYGGIREPSMSGESFVSRFYVKHLRRVLTVDGPVNGTGCSGKYGGKDHNSHCGRGGQGESNQKNTNKAADEFAHVGNGSDPLAASLYVPRNDKLVDIDGNLIIQSVLASEKAMAFHGSADKKNREAGLTVPGDLAPAIPGIHPHLYRSPAMGQSILGSEEKENVKSTMQEWYLEGLAGPLLSSGMCTEVFQFDTSSSARDISMEERQNGTRLHRNRRILNGPPVSLSRPSHSSGEQTGTDGKRENFSRNKSLSSLVVSVLVDGDGDGIMGPKSVSRIFIVVLIDSVKYVTYSCMLPFIDSAHVAEASSKNRFVDTIKSTNNPH is encoded by the exons GAAGCGAACTTCATCGGGGAGTTCGATTGTCTTGCAGTTCAACCTCTTGACCGTACTTTTTACGCCCTACACATGACCACAACATGCCAAGAAAATGGCGAAGATTTCCCTATGGAATTTCCAAATGTTAATTTCACAACCGATGCCATCATTCTTGATGAATCATTCAATGATAGTTTTCCAAACCCTACCAATGATGATGCATTTCAAAACCCTAATTGTCTGCCAGACTGTATCGGGTCGGAGTCGGGTTTGGACTCGAGTCAGATGAACCCGAATAGCTTTGGTCAACCTAAGAGTCAACTGATGGGGAGTTCTGATGATGCTTTTAGAAAATTCAATTCGACCTCAGGATATTGTCTTTGGGAAGCTCCAGTTTCAAACAAACCGGTACAGTTTCCCCTAAATTTAGGAAATAATTCAGTAAAAGGTGGAGTTGTAGAAAAGAAACTCAAATTAGAGGTTGTCAATGCTAATATAAGCAATTGTATCTATttgttgaaaaggaaaaagagtagTGAAGACTCAAATGATGTAGGCAAACACCAAAAATCCACTATATTTTCCCTGTATGACAATGTTAACAATGATGAGGACGAAAAGAGAATGGCTAGGAAAATTAGGAATAGGGAAAGTGCTCACTTgtcaaggaaaagaaaaaaacattatgTTGAGGAATTAGAGAATAAATTTAGAATACTTcaatcaacaattcaacatttGAATAGAAATTTATCCTATGCAATGGTGGAAAATGCAACTCTAAAGGCACAACTTGGAGGTACTAGTGTACATGCTCAAGTGCCGTCACCCCTCGGGATTTATCCCTATCCTCCTCCATGGATTTCATATACACCATCTTATATGATGAGCCGACAAAGATCTCAAGTGCCATTGGTTCCCATTCCAAAGTTGAAATCACAGGCACTACCACCCGCGCCAAAAAGTAGCAAGAAAgtggagaaaaagaagagtGAGGTGAAAACAAAGAAGGTTGCTAGTGTTAGCTTCCTTGGTGTGTTGTTCTTCATGCTTCTCTTTGGTGGGTTGGTTCCTTTATTGAAACTTAGATATGGAGGTATTAGGGAACCATCTATGAGTGGAGAGTCTTTTGTGAGTAGATTTTATGTAAAACATCTTAGAAGAGTTTTGACTGTTGATGGGCCTGTGAATGGGACTGGTTGTTCTGGGAAATACGGTGGTAAAGATCATAACTCCCATTGTGGCCGGGGAGGTCAGGGTGAAAGCAATCAGAAAAATACCAATAAGGCTGCAGATGAGTTTGCTCATGTGGGCAATGGTAGTGATCCTCTGGCAGCCTCTCTGTATGTCCCAAGGAATGATAAACTTGTTGATATTGATGGGAACTTGATAATTCAATCCGTATTGGCAAGTGAGAAAGCCATGGCATTTCATGGAAGTGCTGATAAGAAAAATAGAGAGGCTGGCCTCACAGTTCCTGGTGATTTAGCCCCTGCTATCCCAGGAATCCATCCTCACCTTTATCGAAGTCCTGCAATGGGACAAAGCATTCTTGGATCTGAGGAGAAAGAGAATGTAAAGTCAACTATGCAGGAGTGGTACCTTGAAGGTCTTGCCG GACCTTTGTTGAGTTCAGGCATGTGTACAGAAGTGTTCCAGTTTGATACGTCATCTTCTGCTAGAGATATATCTATGGAAGAAAGGCAGAATGGCACGCGCCTCCACAGAAATAGAAGGATCCTCAATGGCCCTCCCGTTTCCCTTTCTAGACCCTCTCACAGCTCTGGAGAACAAACTGGAACAGATGGAAAGCGGGAGAATTTCAGCAGGAACAAGTCACTTTCTTCCTTGGTAGTATCTGTTCTGGTTGATGGTGATGGAGATGGCATCATGGGTCCGAAGTCTGTCTCTCGGATATTCATTGTTGTGCTTATTGATAGTGTCAAATATGTCACCTATTCTTGCATGCTTCCATTTATTGATAGTGCTCATGTAGCAGAAGCATCATCAAAAAACCGTTTCGTAGATACCATAAAATCTACTAATAATCCTCATTAA